The Trichocoleus desertorum ATA4-8-CV12 DNA segment CGCTCCACTCAAGTTCGCTCCACTCAAGTTCGCTCCACTCAAGTTCGCTCCACTCAAGTTCGCTCCACTCAAGTTCGCTCCACTCAAGTTCGCTCCACTCAAGTTCGCTCCACTCAAGTTCGCTCCAATTAAACCAACTCGAACTTGATTAGATTGGCTGAGGTTGGCATCAATTAGTTCTGCCCCATTCAAGTTAGCTCGAACTAAAACTGCACCCGTTAAATTAGCTTGAGAGAGGTTAGCTAAAATTAAGTTCGATTTAGTCAAATTAGATTCCGAAAGGTCGGCTTCACAGAGTACAGCTTCAATCAAACTTGCTTGGCCTAGCTCTGCTTTATAAAAGTCCCTTCTACCTGTGCTGTATTGCTCCAACAATTCAGCCGCAGCTTGAATACTTTCCTGCCTACTCCTACTCATCATCTGATCATCCCTAAAGGTTTAGAACACACGTAGCATGTAAAAAATGAGCAGTGCCGTAGCAATTGAATCTTAATTCATGGCACTGCTCATTCTTAATTCAAGAGTACCTCTCTGCTTTGAGGCTTATCCCATTTCAGTAAATTCAAAAACATCGTGGCTGCCACCACGCAGAACAGACTCAGTGTGCTTGCCTTGTAGGCGCTTACTCAAAACTGCCTCTAGCGCGCCCCAAACCGCGCCTAGGGTGAAGGTGCACTTTCGCTCTGAACCTTGGGGTTCACCCGCAGAGCAAACAGTCTCCTTTACATAGACTTTGATGACATCACTAGTTCTCTCAACCTTGTCGAGCACCAACAAGCGAGTGCCGTCTTTCCCTAAAGCGTAGGCCATTTTTGAGGCAGCATCTTCTAAAGATACGGCTGAGTTAACTAAGCCTAATTCTGCTGCCAGCTTTTTGCCACGGGCCCGACCAGCGGCAATCAAAGAGATAGCAGTTGCTTTCTCACCTAAGGCATCTTCCATGCCAACAATGATGGACTTTAAGCAAACAATACTGCTGAAATTTCCGAGTTCTTCGCGCAACGTAGTCATTAGTAATTCCTTTTTTCTCTGAGGATGAAGACTGACAAATACTTGGGTGCAATTGATTCAAGCGGCGGTTCTAGCTGACCATAGGAGTGATTGAGGCAACCGCTCGCTTAATCTCCA contains these protein-coding regions:
- a CDS encoding pentapeptide repeat-containing protein — protein: MMSRSRQESIQAAAELLEQYSTGRRDFYKAELGQASLIEAVLCEADLSESNLTKSNLILANLSQANLTGAVLVRANLNGAELIDANLSQSNQVRVGLIGANLSGANLSGANLSGANLSGANLSGANLSGANLSGANLSGA
- a CDS encoding hydrocarbon-binding protein encodes the protein MTTLREELGNFSSIVCLKSIIVGMEDALGEKATAISLIAAGRARGKKLAAELGLVNSAVSLEDAASKMAYALGKDGTRLLVLDKVERTSDVIKVYVKETVCSAGEPQGSERKCTFTLGAVWGALEAVLSKRLQGKHTESVLRGGSHDVFEFTEMG